The following coding sequences lie in one Nitratireductor mangrovi genomic window:
- a CDS encoding acyltransferase yields the protein MSATKPPFVHESAYVDEGATLGQGTKVWHFSHILPGTRLGENCSVGQNVMIGPDVAVGDNCKIQNNVSLYKGVELEDGVFCGPSCVFTNVVNPRADVERKDEFRRTLVRRGATIGANATIVCGNELGEYCLIAAGAVVTKPVPAFALMAGVPARRIGWVSQAGEILDERLTCPRTGERYEADGETLKRLAATSD from the coding sequence ATGAGCGCGACGAAGCCGCCCTTTGTTCATGAAAGCGCCTATGTCGATGAAGGCGCCACCCTGGGGCAGGGCACGAAGGTCTGGCACTTCAGTCATATCCTGCCCGGCACTCGGCTCGGCGAGAACTGTTCGGTGGGGCAGAACGTCATGATCGGCCCCGACGTTGCCGTCGGCGACAACTGCAAGATTCAGAACAACGTGTCGCTCTACAAGGGCGTCGAGCTGGAGGATGGCGTGTTTTGTGGCCCGTCCTGCGTGTTCACCAACGTCGTCAATCCACGGGCCGACGTGGAACGCAAGGACGAGTTCCGCAGGACGCTTGTTCGCCGCGGGGCGACGATCGGAGCCAACGCCACGATCGTGTGCGGAAACGAACTCGGCGAATATTGTCTGATCGCCGCCGGAGCGGTTGTCACCAAGCCGGTGCCCGCTTTCGCCCTGATGGCGGGGGTGCCTGCCCGACGCATCGGTTGGGTCTCGCAGGCGGGCGAGATACTGGACGAAAGACTTACCTGCCCACGCACGGGCGAGCGCTATGAAGCCGATGGCGAGACGCTTAAGCGGCTTGCCGCCACCAGCGACTAA
- a CDS encoding lipopolysaccharide biosynthesis protein: protein MAGAGTWRWRFDKLGFAGGKVLENLFHVWIVRLGASARSERLLPIRMSANRGVFCFGPTSEDRQRTCPPGSEAGSRRAAGLAAWSTTHTPATKQSDGIRCRSRLEDPHLEVNFSEPARSPAPPALLASVMNRSFLAKYFALALGGSERFRRNFLSIASANVAAQLIAIVFLPILTRLFSPDDFGILAIYTASQSVLLAVSTGRFEWLVPNAGSASRVAALISLAFVALGITLVLLLGAALLFKTQITALIGFPAESSRLLLLLLAVGVMAGGLQLIFQSWHVYLADLKTMSHSKLAQAAVTLVSSLGSGIAGAGSTGLVASYVAGFWTAVVMLLRGQRDLLRHLRAMTQARLRVTFRRFRGPVAAALALGVVNVLMAMSPIILLSRHYDETIVGWYSLVFRIATAPVTLVTTGLVHSFWADAADLAKTDPLKLRSFYLQSIGRLSLLGLVAVPVFIAGPLYIGPIFGAEWYGAGALLAAVTPYLFALIVFNPTTHLIVYGKQLWQLGCDAATLAAVWLVFMLLARSGAEAWQAILGASLTLLSGYMLRAWLHLKANKVQVAKFSREKSNVA from the coding sequence GTGGCCGGCGCGGGCACGTGGCGCTGGCGCTTCGACAAGCTCGGTTTTGCCGGAGGAAAGGTCCTGGAGAATCTGTTTCATGTATGGATTGTCCGTCTGGGCGCTTCAGCGCGAAGCGAGCGACTGTTGCCGATCCGAATGTCCGCGAACCGGGGTGTCTTCTGTTTCGGGCCAACCTCTGAAGACCGCCAGCGGACGTGCCCACCAGGATCTGAGGCTGGCTCGCGCCGGGCTGCAGGTCTTGCCGCTTGGTCGACAACACACACACCGGCAACCAAACAAAGCGATGGAATACGATGCCGATCGCGTCTAGAAGACCCCCATCTTGAAGTCAACTTTTCCGAACCCGCACGCTCTCCCGCCCCGCCGGCTCTTCTTGCCTCTGTCATGAATCGATCATTTCTCGCGAAGTACTTTGCCCTGGCGCTCGGAGGCTCGGAGCGGTTCCGCAGGAATTTCCTCAGCATCGCCTCCGCCAATGTCGCCGCACAGCTGATCGCAATCGTCTTCCTTCCCATTCTGACCCGCCTGTTCTCACCCGACGATTTCGGCATTTTGGCGATCTACACGGCGAGCCAGAGCGTGCTCCTCGCCGTTTCGACGGGGCGCTTCGAATGGCTGGTGCCCAACGCCGGCAGCGCATCGCGTGTCGCCGCCCTCATTTCACTCGCCTTCGTCGCGCTCGGCATTACACTCGTGCTTCTGCTTGGGGCCGCCCTGCTCTTCAAGACCCAGATCACCGCCCTGATCGGATTTCCGGCAGAAAGCAGTCGTCTTCTCCTCTTACTGCTCGCCGTCGGCGTTATGGCTGGGGGGTTGCAACTGATCTTCCAGAGTTGGCACGTCTATCTGGCCGATCTGAAGACCATGAGCCATTCGAAGCTCGCGCAAGCCGCCGTGACGCTCGTCTCGAGCCTCGGATCGGGGATCGCCGGCGCCGGCAGCACCGGCCTCGTTGCCAGCTATGTGGCGGGTTTCTGGACCGCGGTCGTCATGCTGCTTCGCGGTCAGCGCGACCTGCTTCGGCACCTGCGCGCCATGACGCAGGCTCGCCTCCGGGTGACCTTCCGGCGATTTCGCGGCCCGGTCGCTGCCGCCTTGGCGCTTGGCGTTGTCAATGTGCTGATGGCGATGAGCCCGATCATCCTGCTATCGAGGCATTACGACGAGACGATCGTCGGCTGGTATTCACTGGTTTTTCGCATTGCGACGGCGCCGGTCACTCTCGTGACGACAGGCCTCGTCCACAGCTTCTGGGCCGACGCTGCCGATCTGGCCAAGACCGATCCCTTGAAACTGCGCTCGTTTTACCTGCAGTCGATCGGCCGGCTGTCTTTGCTCGGGCTGGTCGCGGTTCCGGTCTTCATCGCCGGCCCGCTCTATATCGGTCCGATATTCGGCGCGGAATGGTACGGCGCGGGCGCGCTCTTGGCGGCGGTCACGCCGTATCTCTTTGCGCTCATCGTCTTCAACCCCACGACGCATCTGATCGTCTACGGCAAGCAGCTCTGGCAGCTTGGATGCGATGCTGCAACGCTTGCGGCGGTCTGGTTGGTCTTCATGCTTTTGGCCCGGTCGGGTGCAGAGGCATGGCAGGCGATCCTGGGCGCAAGCCTGACCCTCCTGTCGGGCTACATGCTGCGAGCCTGGCTGCATCTGAAGGCGAACAAAGTCCAGGTTGCGAAATTCTCCCGAGAAAAATCAAACGTGGCATAA
- a CDS encoding bi-domain-containing oxidoreductase — MKQILQDLSSGKTELVEAPAPRARAGHVLIDTATSLISTGTERMLVDFGRAGLVAKARQQPEKVAQVLQKARTDGLLTTVEAVRSKLGQPIPLGYCNVGRVREAGAGVEGFTPGDRVVSNGAHADVVCVPRNLVARIPDAVDDEAAAFTVVASIGLQGIRLAEPTLGEAFVVSGVGLIGLLTVQLLRAHGCRVLAVDFDAGKLALARRFGAETCDLSAGEDPVAAGMAFSRGVGVDGVIVTASTKSSDPISQAARMCRKRGRIVLVGVTGLELNRAEFYEKELSFQVSCSYGPGRYDPDYEDRGHDYPVGFVRWTQQRNFVAVLDMLADGRLDTRPLVTHRHSFEDAPAAYETLASDKSALGIVLTYGHDVEARHSATVALRSADVPGARTGEGARPVVGFIGAGNYASRMLIPAFRAAGADLHTLASSGGTSGVVHGRRAGFRNATSDAGALIADPAVNTVAIVTRHDTHARFTKEALKAGKHVFVEKPLALTLEELDEIKAAHAESGAQLMVGFNRRFAPQVVTMKRLLNAVREPKAFVMVMNAGAIPADHWTQDPDVGGGRIIGEACHYIDLMRHLAGAAIVSVEARRMGDNDAVAVTEDKASLTLGFADGSFGTIHYLANGGASFPKERVEVFAAGGTLQLDNFLKLRGFGWPGFRKQALWRQDKGQKDCAAAFLKAVETGGPAPIPTSELFEVARVTIEAAGMLRSQV, encoded by the coding sequence ATGAAACAGATTCTCCAGGACCTTTCCTCCGGCAAAACCGAGCTTGTCGAAGCGCCAGCGCCACGTGCCCGCGCCGGCCACGTGCTGATCGACACCGCCACCTCGCTGATCTCGACCGGCACGGAGCGCATGCTGGTCGACTTCGGCCGTGCCGGACTGGTCGCCAAGGCGCGGCAGCAGCCCGAGAAAGTGGCGCAGGTGCTGCAGAAGGCCCGTACGGACGGTCTGTTGACCACGGTCGAGGCCGTGCGCTCCAAGCTCGGCCAGCCGATTCCGCTCGGCTATTGCAATGTCGGCCGGGTGCGTGAGGCGGGCGCCGGCGTGGAAGGCTTCACGCCGGGCGACCGCGTGGTCTCCAACGGCGCGCATGCCGACGTCGTCTGCGTTCCGCGCAATTTGGTCGCGCGCATCCCGGACGCCGTGGACGATGAGGCGGCCGCCTTCACCGTCGTCGCCAGCATCGGCCTGCAGGGTATCCGCCTCGCCGAGCCAACGCTCGGCGAGGCGTTCGTTGTTTCCGGCGTCGGGCTGATCGGGCTGTTGACGGTGCAACTGCTGAGGGCTCACGGTTGCCGCGTCCTGGCGGTGGATTTTGACGCCGGCAAGCTTGCCCTGGCGCGGCGTTTCGGGGCCGAGACCTGCGATCTGAGCGCAGGCGAGGATCCGGTCGCGGCCGGCATGGCGTTCAGCCGCGGCGTTGGTGTCGACGGGGTCATCGTTACCGCTTCGACCAAGTCGAGCGATCCGATTTCGCAGGCGGCCCGCATGTGCCGCAAGCGCGGACGGATCGTGCTGGTAGGCGTGACGGGACTGGAGCTCAATCGCGCCGAGTTTTACGAGAAGGAGCTGAGCTTCCAGGTCTCCTGCTCCTACGGACCGGGTCGCTATGACCCCGATTACGAAGACCGCGGCCACGATTACCCCGTCGGTTTCGTGCGGTGGACCCAGCAGCGCAATTTCGTGGCCGTGCTCGACATGCTGGCCGACGGCCGGCTGGACACCCGGCCGCTCGTCACCCACCGCCACAGCTTCGAGGACGCGCCGGCCGCCTACGAGACGCTCGCTTCCGACAAGAGCGCGCTCGGCATTGTCCTGACCTACGGGCACGACGTCGAGGCGCGTCATTCGGCGACCGTCGCGCTGCGCAGCGCCGATGTTCCCGGGGCCAGGACGGGGGAGGGCGCCAGGCCCGTGGTCGGCTTCATCGGAGCCGGCAACTATGCATCGCGCATGCTGATCCCCGCCTTCCGTGCCGCGGGCGCCGACCTTCACACGCTCGCCAGTTCCGGCGGCACCAGCGGTGTCGTGCACGGCAGGCGCGCCGGCTTTCGCAACGCGACCTCCGACGCGGGCGCGCTGATCGCCGACCCGGCGGTCAATACGGTGGCGATCGTGACCCGGCACGACACGCATGCGCGTTTTACCAAGGAAGCACTGAAGGCGGGCAAGCACGTGTTCGTGGAAAAGCCGCTTGCCCTGACGCTGGAGGAACTCGACGAGATCAAGGCGGCCCATGCCGAATCCGGCGCGCAGCTCATGGTCGGCTTCAACCGCCGTTTCGCGCCCCAAGTGGTCACCATGAAGCGGCTGCTCAATGCCGTGCGCGAGCCGAAGGCCTTTGTCATGGTCATGAATGCGGGCGCCATTCCCGCCGACCACTGGACGCAGGACCCGGATGTGGGCGGCGGCCGCATCATCGGCGAGGCCTGCCACTATATCGACCTGATGCGCCATCTGGCCGGCGCCGCGATCGTCTCGGTCGAGGCGCGGCGCATGGGCGACAACGATGCCGTCGCGGTCACCGAGGACAAGGCGTCGCTCACGCTCGGTTTCGCCGACGGTTCTTTCGGCACCATCCACTACCTGGCCAATGGCGGCGCCTCGTTCCCGAAGGAACGCGTCGAGGTCTTTGCCGCGGGCGGCACGCTGCAACTCGACAACTTCCTCAAATTGCGCGGCTTCGGATGGCCCGGCTTCCGCAAGCAGGCGCTTTGGCGCCAGGACAAGGGCCAGAAGGATTGTGCCGCCGCCTTCCTCAAGGCGGTTGAAACCGGCGGCCCGGCTCCGATTCCAACTTCGGAACTCTTCGAGGTGGCCCGGGTCACCATTGAAGCTGCCGGGATGCTGCGGTCGCAGGTATGA
- a CDS encoding Gfo/Idh/MocA family protein, whose product MTSIAHVGHGYWGRNLARNFSELGNLAAIVDPDAAVAEAAANTYGVKAASFEAILADPAIDGVSIASPAGLHFAQAKAALEAGKHVFVEKPLALDINQAQALAEIAESRGMALMVGHLLQYHPVFLRLREMVAAGELGRVLHVYSNRLSLGKFRSEENVLWSFAPHDISMILGLMGTEPTEISAQGNACFSSDIADVVTVQMRFPNGGSGHVHVSWMHPFKEHRLVVIGSKAMAVFEDSRPEWQDKLLLYRHRVDTTGPAPVPDKAEAERVPVEKAEPLKEECRHFLHCIETGTSPRTDGREGLAVLRVLNAAQDALAGNLGAAQGLQGSMA is encoded by the coding sequence ATGACTTCGATTGCGCATGTCGGCCACGGCTACTGGGGTCGCAACCTCGCCCGCAACTTTTCCGAACTCGGCAACCTCGCTGCCATCGTCGATCCGGATGCGGCGGTGGCCGAAGCGGCTGCCAACACCTACGGGGTCAAAGCCGCCTCGTTCGAGGCAATCCTGGCCGATCCGGCGATCGATGGCGTCTCCATCGCCTCGCCCGCCGGGCTGCACTTTGCCCAGGCAAAAGCAGCTCTTGAGGCCGGCAAGCATGTCTTTGTCGAAAAGCCGCTGGCACTCGATATCAACCAGGCCCAGGCGCTCGCGGAAATCGCCGAGTCGCGCGGCATGGCTCTGATGGTGGGCCACCTCCTGCAATATCATCCGGTATTCCTGCGCCTTCGCGAAATGGTTGCGGCGGGAGAACTCGGTCGGGTGCTGCACGTCTATTCGAACCGGCTTTCGCTCGGAAAGTTTCGAAGCGAGGAGAACGTTCTGTGGTCATTCGCACCGCATGACATTTCGATGATCCTCGGCTTGATGGGAACGGAACCGACTGAAATTTCGGCGCAGGGCAATGCCTGCTTCTCGTCGGACATCGCCGATGTGGTGACTGTGCAGATGCGCTTCCCGAACGGCGGCAGCGGCCATGTCCACGTCTCGTGGATGCATCCCTTCAAGGAGCATCGCCTGGTGGTCATCGGCAGCAAGGCGATGGCCGTCTTCGAGGACAGTCGCCCGGAATGGCAGGACAAGCTGCTGCTCTATCGCCACCGGGTCGACACCACCGGACCGGCCCCGGTACCGGACAAGGCGGAAGCCGAAAGGGTGCCGGTCGAGAAGGCCGAGCCGCTCAAGGAGGAATGCCGACACTTCCTGCACTGCATCGAGACAGGAACCTCGCCGCGAACAGACGGGCGCGAGGGACTGGCCGTCCTGCGTGTTCTGAACGCCGCCCAGGACGCACTCGCTGGCAATCTGGGCGCCGCGCAGGGCCTTCAGGGATCGATGGCATGA